In Chryseobacterium gotjawalense, the following are encoded in one genomic region:
- a CDS encoding MlaE family ABC transporter permease, translated as MTLFAGRFFKEVFKPPFEFKEFIRQCYNMGNRSLLLVGVTGFILGLVFTLQSRPTLIQFGAQSWMPDMVSISIVREIGPVIIALICAGRIGSGIGAELGSMRVTEQIDAMEVSGTNPFKYLVVTRIVATTFMMPLLVIMGDAVSLLGSAIIENMKGDVSYILYFSKVFSALSFSDIIPATVKTYFFGFAIGLVGCYKGYNCSNGTVGVGDASNSAVVYTSMLLFIIDFIAVFVTDIFFDV; from the coding sequence ATGACTTTATTTGCGGGACGCTTTTTCAAGGAAGTTTTCAAACCACCATTTGAATTTAAGGAGTTTATTCGGCAGTGCTATAATATGGGAAACCGGTCCTTATTACTGGTCGGAGTTACAGGTTTTATTTTGGGACTGGTATTTACGTTGCAATCGCGACCGACTTTGATACAGTTCGGCGCGCAGTCCTGGATGCCGGATATGGTCAGTATTTCGATCGTACGGGAGATAGGACCAGTAATAATTGCCCTGATCTGCGCCGGTCGAATCGGATCGGGAATTGGGGCCGAACTTGGTTCTATGAGAGTTACCGAGCAGATTGACGCTATGGAAGTTTCCGGCACCAACCCTTTTAAATATTTAGTCGTTACGCGAATCGTGGCTACGACTTTTATGATGCCTCTTTTGGTCATTATGGGAGATGCCGTTTCGCTACTGGGTTCTGCCATTATTGAAAATATGAAAGGAGATGTGTCTTATATTTTATATTTCAGCAAAGTTTTCAGTGCACTTAGTTTTAGCGATATTATTCCGGCGACAGTAAAAACATATTTTTTTGGTTTTGCTATTGGTTTGGTAGGTTGTTACAAAGGATACAACTGCTCCAATGGCACTGTAGGCGTAGGAGATGCATCTAATTCTGCTGTCGTTTACACATCGATGCTTTTGTTTATAATTGATTTTATTGCTGTATTTGTAACCGATATTTTTTTTGATGTCTAA
- a CDS encoding MlaD family protein produces the protein MGKSGEKVKVGIFVVVGTVLLIAALYFIGQQQQMFSRTIKLYAVFNNVNGLQAGNYVRYSGVNVGTVSDIDMVENGKIRVEMSIAAETGRFIKKNAVASVASDGLVGSMVLNIVPGKEESAKAVVSGDTIQVRVRIGTDEMLATLSKTNKNAALLTEDLLKITHKILVGKGTLGIMLSDTLMAKNIRQSVFEVEKTTAGTSAAIGKINTIISKVDYDQSAASVLLSDKASAAQIKLVFANLEKSSNNINDLTKKMDDYFDKMKAGEGTLNYITQNKDLAKDIDSTMINIKQASEKLNENMEALKHNFLFRGYFRRQAQQKKKDSLKMINIKKN, from the coding sequence ATGGGAAAATCTGGTGAGAAAGTAAAAGTAGGGATTTTTGTTGTCGTCGGAACGGTACTTCTTATTGCAGCCCTATATTTCATTGGTCAGCAACAGCAGATGTTTAGCAGAACGATTAAACTTTATGCTGTTTTTAATAATGTAAATGGTTTACAAGCGGGAAATTATGTTCGTTATTCTGGTGTCAATGTAGGCACGGTGAGCGATATCGATATGGTTGAAAATGGAAAAATAAGAGTTGAAATGTCAATCGCCGCTGAAACGGGACGCTTTATAAAAAAAAATGCAGTGGCGTCGGTTGCTTCTGATGGGTTGGTCGGAAGTATGGTGTTGAACATCGTGCCGGGAAAAGAGGAGAGTGCAAAGGCCGTTGTTTCAGGAGACACCATTCAGGTACGTGTTAGGATTGGGACTGATGAGATGCTTGCTACACTGAGTAAAACAAATAAAAATGCCGCATTATTGACGGAAGATTTATTGAAAATTACGCATAAAATTCTCGTAGGGAAAGGAACATTGGGAATTATGCTCAGTGATACTTTGATGGCGAAAAATATACGACAGTCGGTTTTCGAAGTTGAAAAAACAACTGCCGGTACCTCTGCCGCAATTGGCAAAATAAATACCATTATTTCTAAAGTAGATTATGATCAAAGTGCCGCTTCTGTACTTCTAAGTGACAAAGCATCTGCTGCCCAAATTAAATTAGTTTTTGCCAATCTAGAGAAATCCAGCAATAATATCAATGACCTCACCAAAAAAATGGATGATTATTTTGACAAAATGAAAGCCGGGGAAGGAACGTTAAATTACATTACTCAGAATAAGGATTTGGCGAAAGATATCGATTCAACAATGATTAATATAAAACAGGCTTCCGAGAAACTGAACGAAAATATGGAAGCATTAAAACACAACTTCCTCTTCCGTGGTTATTTCAGAAGGCAGGCACAACAGAAAAAGAAAGATAGCCTTAAAATGATCAATATTAAAAAGAATTAA
- a CDS encoding ABC transporter ATP-binding protein, whose product MNTEKNIKVVLELRDLRKSFGDNHVLNGFNLKLYEGENLVVMGKSGAGKSVMIKCLVGLMQPDSGSITIDDRDITAMGHDELDVLRTEIGFLFQGSALYDSMTVRENLEFPLRRHIDKIKNFQGTEILVREALGNVGLENAIDLMPSELSGGMQRRVALARALILKPKIIMYDEPTTGLDPITAKEIIQLMRTVQDKYRTSSLIITHDVDCARVIANRMILLIDGIDYIEGTFEELSTSKDEKVRAFFKN is encoded by the coding sequence ATGAATACCGAAAAAAACATAAAAGTCGTCTTAGAGTTGAGAGACCTTCGTAAAAGTTTTGGTGACAATCATGTACTTAATGGTTTCAACCTGAAACTGTATGAAGGAGAAAATTTAGTGGTCATGGGTAAATCAGGAGCGGGTAAATCGGTTATGATTAAATGTCTGGTAGGTTTGATGCAGCCCGATAGTGGCAGTATAACTATTGATGATCGTGACATTACCGCAATGGGACATGACGAATTAGATGTGCTGCGTACTGAGATCGGTTTTCTTTTTCAAGGAAGTGCATTGTATGATTCGATGACTGTTCGCGAAAATCTTGAGTTTCCCTTACGACGTCATATAGATAAAATTAAAAATTTTCAGGGAACCGAGATATTGGTTAGAGAAGCTTTGGGAAATGTCGGTTTAGAAAACGCTATCGATTTGATGCCTTCCGAACTTTCAGGTGGGATGCAGCGCAGAGTCGCATTGGCGCGGGCCTTAATTCTGAAACCGAAAATTATTATGTATGATGAACCTACAACGGGTTTGGATCCGATTACCGCAAAGGAAATCATCCAACTGATGCGAACGGTTCAGGACAAATACCGTACTTCGTCGCTCATCATCACTCATGATGTAGATTGTGCAAGGGTGATCGCCAACCGAATGATTTTGCTGATCGATGGCATTGATTATATTGAAGGAACTTTTGAGGAACTTTCGACTTCTAAAGACGAAAAAGTGCGGGCATTCTTTAAAAACTAA